In one window of Gorilla gorilla gorilla isolate KB3781 chromosome 2, NHGRI_mGorGor1-v2.1_pri, whole genome shotgun sequence DNA:
- the RAP2B gene encoding ras-related protein Rap-2b: MREYKVVVLGSGGVGKSALTVQFVTGSFIEKYDPTIEDFYRKEIEVDSSPSVLEILDTAGTEQFASMRDLYIKNGQGFILVYSLVNQQSFQDIKPMRDQIIRVKRYERVPMILVGNKVDLEGEREVSYGEGKALAEEWSCPFMETSAKNKASVDELFAEIVRQMNYAAQPNGDEGCCSACVIL, translated from the coding sequence ATGAGAGAGTACAAAGTGGTGGTGCTGGGCTCGGGCGGCGTGGGCAAGTCCGCGCTCACCGTGCAGTTCGTGACGGGCTCCTTCATCGAGAAGTACGACCCGACCATCGAAGACTTTTACCGCAAGGAGATTGAGGTGGACTCGTCGCCGTCGGTGCTGGAGATCCTGGATACGGCGGGCACCGAACAGTTCGCGTCCATGCGGGACCTGTACATCAAGAACGGCCAGGGCTTCATCCTGGTCTACAGCCTCGTCAACCAGCAGAGCTTCCAGGACATCAAGCCCATGCGGGACCAGATCATCCGCGTGAAGCGGTACGAGCGCGTGCCCATGATCCTGGTGGGCAACAAGGTGGACCTGGAGGGTGAACGCGAAGTCTCGTACGGGGAGGGCAAGGCCCTGGCTGAGGAGTGGAGCTGCCCCTTCATGGAGACGTCGGCCAAAAACAAAGCCTCGGTAGACGAGCTGTTTGCCGAGATCGTGCGGCAGATGAACTACGCGGCGCAGCCCAACGGCGATGAGGGCTGCTGCTCGGCCTGCGTGATCCTCTGA